The stretch of DNA TCCCAAACACTTTGATGGCGCCAGGATTCTGGACCCCTCTCGAGTAATCTTGGATTATGCGCAGTAATTACAGAGTATGGAGTAAATAGGCTTCTACCGGGATTTTGCTTCCCTTTTGTTTGAAAGTTAGGGGGAAACAGCTTTAAGATGAAAATAATCTTATACAACATGATAATAATGTCCTAAGCGGCATTCTTGAACCGTTCCAGCCGAAGGCGAGCCTTTTCGGCATAGTCTGGTTTTGTGCTTGCGGCGCTACTGCTGTCGTCAGTGCTGCTCGCGGTGATGGCAATCTTTCCGGTAGTCGTCGTGGTTGGCAACGTTACTGCGTTTGCCGTGGCCGATCCACCGAATCGTTGCTGTCGCTTGATCAGCTTCTCATCCTGTTCCAGCTTTACCATTTTATCGGAAACGCTAACACCGAATCGTTCGGCTCGCTTTTTGAGGGCTTCTGCCGAAACCAGGCTGCTTGTGTCGCTTGTTTTAACTGCGGAACCCGTTGTGGTCGTCGCTGCCCCTCCACCGATTCCAAATCTGGCCGCCCGAGCCTGCAGTTTAGCGTCCTGTGCCTCGGCACTTTGTGGACCAAACTTTTTAGCACGCAATTCCAATCTTTCCTGAGCAGACAGCTCTGTCAGCTTGATGACCTTCCGCTGAGGTTCATCGGTTGATGGGGTGGTTCCATTATTGGTACCCCCATCTGAATCTGACTTGGAATCAGCCAGAACAGTTTCAGTGGCCGTTGTAACAACAGCAGGAGTTGGCACCGAAATCGAAATATTTCGCTTCAGGGCCACCTTTTTCGGTGGTAGGATAAGAGTCTTTCCTTTCTCCTCCAACTCCAATCCATCCTTCAGAGCGTCCAGTTTCGGCTGATCCGGAGATTCCGATTTCGAGGCCATACTACTGGGAGTCGGAGATTTCAAAATCTGATCTTCCTCAGCCGTGTTGTCCTTCAGCTTGTCGTCTTCTTCCTCGAGGATGTCATCATTGAGTTCATCGTCATCTAGAAGATCTTCCGAATTTGCCGTATCCTCAAGAGCATCAACAccgtcttaaaaaaaaatgttacatacAATTTTCAACCCTTCGACaccggaaaattaaaaaaaaaactcaccaaCAATAGCCGCCTGAAGTCGATCTACTAACTCATTCTTGTTTCCAAGGGTACTGAGACCTCGATTCTTAAGCTCCTTCTTGAGATCAGCGACCTAAAATTAGACAACAAAATAAGTTCCCATAACTCCCTAACGCATAACCTCTCGATGCGTCTGGATTTCCTGCATTGGAGAAAAAATCACTTACCTTCATTTTCGATATATCGTTTTCGCCCATTGCGATTGTTTTACTGTTCAACTTCCTGTGCGTTTGCTTCAACGATAACTGCCGGGTCAAATTTTCCTTAATATACGTTTAgtcaatcaaaattaaatcgAGTAAATCGGGGAGACCGAAAAAACGAAACGAATGCAATCTCGAATGCGAGCCGCTTGGTTGcagttttttgattgaattttttgggTGCGACGCGTGCGAAGGGAGCTTTGTTTACACGGTAACAAAAGTTACTctattctgtataaaaatccatacagtttcaagaaaagtgtctccacttagttttatgtttgggcgcTCTACGcagagcgtgagcaaaaagcttttatacattttgagcTTTAAAGccagttagtcaattctgtatattttgacatggggatgcccatgcattttgataatttctctGCAAAAGTAAAGTTAGAGGAATTTCTTCGGAAAAAAAGgatattttcaacaattaattattctttatttaCATCATTATAGGCaataatataaacaaaatagaagaCTCGCTTCTGTTTGGCCGTCAGTATAGGTTCCTTGGTGGCAATCGTCCGGAAAAACCTGTCTTCCACCACAGTGTTACATGAATTCGGTTGCCGTTTCCTGCTGTGCAGGTCAACTTGGAAACGTCTACATTTGTACTGCATGCACTAGAGATTGTTCCGAAGATGAACATCCGTAATTCGGTTCTTCGGGATCGTTTGCGAATTTGACTCGAACCACACCTTTCAGGGCTTTCTCGGGACAATTGAAAAGGAAGGCCCATTCTATCAGTGCGTGTACTGCCCTATTTTGAGTTCGCCAGCGATCGGAGCAATTTTGGGGACTTTTTACTTCCTATACGGGATAAAGAGAACATTTAGGTATGACTAGtcagaaaattgaaatctcGAACCTTACATCCGGATGTCCGATGAATCCAACACTGATCAGCTCCTTATCGACATACAGTTTTTCCATCTTTCTCAAAGCCAATTGATCAAAGTGCCATTGCCTATGGTTAAAGAAATCGTCGGATACTGATAGCTCAAGAAAAccacccatctttgggtcaacCAAATGTATACCTAATGCTGATGGACAGATGCTTGTGAGGCATTCAACGCCGGAAGCAGAACACCGATTGAATTGAGAACCAGCGTGCCGTTCCCCAGATATATTTACTCTGCTCAGCACCGGTTTCTGACTGCCCACTCAGCACAGCTGTGAAATCGGACCAACTAATGTGCTCCTGTAAATTGTAACAACAATTACGAATAGATAATTTATCTTACAAATCTGAATTATTCTTGATGGTAGTTTCCTACTTCAAAGATTTTAGCCTCTAGCATGTCGTTGTCTCCCACCGTCGTGTCCGAAGTTGAACTACACCGTTGTTGAATCTGAAATGCAACGGTGTGCAATTCGTCGATATTAATGCCAAGGAATGTTGTTACTGAAAAATAACATAACGTATAAAAATGAAGTTAAATTCCactgaaattcaatttctaaaaCAATGAAGACTTAATTTAGATTGTTTAACATACTTTAACCACTTTATCTAAAGAAATGACATTATCAGTTCCGTGATTAGAGAAGAATTAATTTGTTACAAATTTATATAAAGTTTAGTTGACACAATTACTTCATTTCTGTTGAACTCTAGGTAGTTATTGAAATAATgtctatttcaaagaatttcaatGAAAGTTATATACAAAACTGAAATGCGAAAGGCATCAAGAAGATTTTCAACAATTAGTAGTAAAAATCGATACTTACTATTTGGACACAGTATTTGAATTCGATATTGTCTATCCGCAAGCCTTTTACTACTTTTAAGTTAAAAAGTAATGACATGGAGCTTGGCATGGTTTCGCAAGTAAGCGACCGGATTGTTACTATCGTCTGGGAGCATCATTTTTTTTGATGCAGTTCCTGTTTTGAGTTCATTTGTAGCAGCAGAGTTTTCttcagcacttttttttttagctttcgtTCCTAAAATTGAGCCCACCGTCAGGTTTCGACTGCTGTTTGGAACCTCAAAATTAGTAACTGCATGTTGTTCTTCTCAATCCGGTTATTGTTCCTGCTATCTCTGTGGTTCTTTTTGTCGGGGATTTTCAACTGCCGACGTAAAAAATGCCTCAAGATTTCTTCACATGCTTTTATTCCAAATTCTGCTTTTTGTTGCACCTGCAAATAAACACAAATAAATGTAAGCACCAATCAATTTCAAGGAAGTAAGGAAGCTGGTTTACGAAAATCACGGGCTATCCGATGATCTCGTTCAATTATCTGGAAAAGCTTCGAATCAGATTAGAACCCCTGAAGCAACACCAATCATCACAGCTGTAATCATTTTCCAAGATCCAGTCGGCCAGAAACACAACGGATGGTTTTCTCCGGGTGCCGAAAAGGCCGGTTATGGGAAACACCCAAATGCAGCAACTGTGTGGGCAATATTCCTGAAATAACAAAGTAGGGTTAAACAAAGAAGGTCAATGTTTAAATTACATACCTTTTGCGAAcgtaaaatcgataaaatttgaCCCGACGTAGCACATAagtaatgaaattaaaaaacattaatgATTTGACATCCCCGTCCAAAgctttccaacaacagcaaactttttatacagagctgAATAATCGAGTTTTAGTTCACATCTGTATATTGACTAtctaaaattactcaaaattgaaTTGGGGATATACAAATTTTGAGCAACAAGTGATTAGTTATAATGAAAGTGTAATCGCAATACATTTTATGAATAAGTCAATTTTTCCGTGTACATGCTATCGACGGAGCGCCGTTGACGTTTCCCAGCTGTCAGCGGCAGGGGTGTG from Uranotaenia lowii strain MFRU-FL unplaced genomic scaffold, ASM2978415v1 HiC_scaffold_661, whole genome shotgun sequence encodes:
- the LOC129760564 gene encoding SAP domain-containing ribonucleoprotein, giving the protein MGENDISKMKVADLKKELKNRGLSTLGNKNELVDRLQAAIVDGVDALEDTANSEDLLDDDELNDDILEEEDDKLKDNTAEEDQILKSPTPSSMASKSESPDQPKLDALKDGLELEEKGKTLILPPKKVALKRNISISVPTPAVVTTATETVLADSKSDSDGGTNNGTTPSTDEPQRKVIKLTELSAQERLELRAKKFGPQSAEAQDAKLQARAARFGIGGGAATTTTGSAVKTSDTSSLVSAEALKKRAERFGVSVSDKMVKLEQDEKLIKRQQRFGGSATANAVTLPTTTTTGKIAITASSTDDSSSAASTKPDYAEKARLRLERFKNAA